GGTGTGCGTCATCGCAGGGCAAGAGACCAAAAAGTTGTGAGCAacttttcccagattttactGTAAAAGGCAGCCAGTGTGTGCAGGCTGCACCACTCCTTCACCCACAGCCTCCTACAGCCACGGGCCTGAGACGGTTTCCTCCACCCCAACTTTACatctgctctgtgtgctgtggtTCTTCCAGTCTCTGCTTCCTCTGGTGAACACCAAGCATGAACACCAAGCTCAGGGATTTCTTGCAGCATCCccattttctgttaaaattgaGGTTTTTCTTTATATGGGAACAGGATAGCTGTTGTTGCCTTCTAGATAAGCAATAAGGCTTCCTGCCATGGTGCCTGTGGTGACTGCTGTGGCTCTCATTACAAGGGTGATGCACAGGGTAGTTTAGCTTGTTCCTCACCATTAACATCCCCCAAGGGTGAGTGGGCAAGTTGTCATCCTTCCTCACCATTcacttccagctctgccctgggaaaTGGCAACCAAACAGAGGCTGGGCCCCTTTGGACACTTCATTATTTCAGTTTGCCGAGCATTGCTTTTCCTCCCGTGGCAATTTGGCTGTGAGTGTTTGTGACTTCTCATTTTCCATTGCTTTAACTCTCAGAGGCTTTTTTTTACCtgtcctctcttttctttcagaaaggtTTGATTTATTGAATTATATacgttggaagggaccctaatGACCATTTAGTTCCAGCTCCCTTTCACtagacacctttcactagaccagattgctcaaagccccatccaacctgaccttgaacacttccagggatgggtcatCCACACCTTCTCTGAACCACTTGAGTCAGTGTCTCACCATGCTCACAGTAAATTTCTTAGTTGCTGAAGATCgcagagacagaaataatgGGCCCCTTGGTCCTAAGTGTGATTACACATGTTGTGATAACATTGCTGGACACCAAAATGTCTCTATTTGGAGTCTGGCAAGAGCTGGGAGACACTGATGTAGGCTTTACTATCTCTGAAATATCAGCCCAGGAATCTTGGCCCAGATCACCCATGGCTGCTAGAAAATGTAATCCTGGTGTACACCAGGATGTAATATAAGCTCTGCATATCCCTTGCGGCATTTCACACAGTGTCTCTCTTaagtgtggggagggggaataCCTTCAAGAAAATAAGGCAggccagcacatccctgtggaTCTCAGGAGGTTATTTTATTCAAACATTTTATTCCACCTTGCTTTCTCCATGTCCCTGCTTCCCATTATGCCTGTGTGGTGTAAATCACTGAGTGGGAATGGGGTACTAGAATTTAGTTGAGAGCTGTTTTCTAATTTCCTGAGTCTTGGATGACCCTACATGGCTCTAGGTGTGATCATGCTCCGTAACACCCTTTCTATGACCTTTCAGATGTGTCTAGcttttatgaaaagaaattgagaCATTAAAATGGGGGGCAAAACCGTGCCAGAATGCTGGTGCTgatttgctgctgcaggagcagtgtgGTGTCTGAttcctgccagctgtgccatccAGAAAAGGGCATGATGGTCATGTTAGTTTGCTATTCATTGACTTATAGTCAGTTTGTCCCTTGGAATCCTCGTGCCCTTCTCTAGATGACACAGCCTGGTGGAGGCCACCAAAATGGTCAGGAGGGAAGTGGATTTGTGCATCCAGGAGGAGAGAAGGTAAAAGGGGACCTTACTGCTGTGTGCAGCTACTTAACagtagaatcacagagtggtttggattggaaggaacctttaaaggtcatctagctccatccctcctgccatggacagaaACACCTGCTACTGGACCttgttgctcagagcctcatctAGCCTGGATAGGGGAGTGTGGAcaagatggagccaggctcttgcAGGGATGCACAGTCAGAGTACAAAGGAcagcagcacaagctgcagCTTATCTTCTGCATGAGTTCAGTCAGACCCTGGGACAGggcccagaggggctgtgggaccTCTGTCCATGGAGATACTCAAAGATGGACTGGATGAAGCCCAGAGAAACATGACTGATTTAACCCTGAAGTAAGTCCTGCTTTGAGCAGTGGATTGGACCAGACTCTTCCAGAGTCTCATTCTAGCCTGAATTAGCCATGAACATACACTCAGAGAAAGCCACTGACACTATTCCCTGCCAAGGTGGCATCCCTGGCTTTGTTTTGGGATAACGAGCCATGGTTGTCAGGGAGGTTGCCAGGGAGGCTGATATGAGACATCCCTTCCCTATAGATTATCAtgcacagcagcaccaacaATTCTGAATCTGCAAATGAGTCAGGAGGGCACTCAGGGGAAGCCCCAGAGGTGTTTTGCGTCACTGGCCCGGGTTGCCTAGCATTGCTGCGACTGTGGAGAAGGGACACCAGCTCCAGGGGCCTGTCTGATCTTTCCCCCTGCGTGTCCTCTTTGAGAGCCACACGCTGCTGAGGAcggagcagaggagcagccaaGGTGATGGCAGCCGAGGCAGGGATGCTTGAGCTGCCCTTCACCTGCGATGAGCAGCTCACCCGGCGCATGCGGCTGCGATTCCAGAGCCTGCAGCAAAGAAACATGAGGCCCCAGGATGGTGAGAAGTTGCTGCGTCCCAATGAGCACATCTACCGCGTGGATTTCATCCAGCAGCACAAACTGCGCTTCCTCCGCTGGAACGTGCGGCTGGAGAGACCTGGGAAGGTCACGGTGACTGGCACCTCCCAGCACTGGACTCCTGATCTCACCCACCTGATGAAccggcagctgctggagccggTGGGCATCTTCTGGAAGAAGTTAGGGGCCGAGGAGGTGGAGTGCAATGAGGCAGATGCCCAGGAATTTGGGGAGCGGATAGCAGAATTAGCCCAGATCCGCAAGGTGATGTATTTTCTCCTCACTTTCACTGGTGGCCTCGAACCAGCTCAGCTGAAAGGCTCCATCGTTTTTAAAGCCTGATCCCCTCTTGCTCAGCTTTTCTcgctccagctgtgcttcttTCAGTTCAGTTCTTTGTTCCATTTttatatctgtttttttttcttcttaatgagAGACAGTACCGTGGTAAAGCAGAGAACAGCTCAGTGCTTTGGGAGCCCCTCAACCGTGTGAAATATTCCCCAAATGTGCTGCCCTCTGTCTAAATGATGAGAAGGGGACCATGAGCttgctgctgcatttgctgGGAGTAGAAGACTGTGTGCTTGTGAATTCATTAGGGATTCATGCAGGGTCTTACTGGCTTGGAAATATGAGGCTGCCCTAAGTCCTCTCACTGTAGCAACTGCACACCAAGAACCCACTGGAAAAATAAGTAATTGCCATGCCAGAAAACAGCAGGGACCCCTGGAGAGAGCCCTGCTTTCCAGTTTCCATTCTAGCCATTAAAAAGAGAGGGCTTGTTTGTGATGGAGTTCTTCTCCTTGCAAGGTGCTGAGTGCTTGCAGGCTCTGGTgacttgtgctgctgctgtggctgcttgGAGTCTCTGAAGACCAGTTCCATGGAGAATCCACCTTGCTGTGAAGCTGAAGTACCTACACTTGGACTTGCTGTGTTCTGCAGATTGTAAACCCACTGGACTAATGGGGAGGTTGGACCAGCCTTTTCTGACCACTGCCATCATTTCTTGCTGGGGGGAGGGTGGAATTTGTTGGTCCAAGATGGgttgcagtgtgtgtgtgtgtgggcagagccagcagctcagagcagcctaGGCCAGCAATGAgtcctctgcagcagagctaATTTGTGCTTTGTTCTGTCCTTAAAGCacccatgaaaatatttactctGAAGTGTCTCTAGAGAGCCATGAGGCTGCAGAGCACTTTGCAAGCCACAGAGCAGGAAcctgctgcttctgtccctgAAAAGCAATGTCTCCTGCCCTCTAAAACACAGGGAAGGGTGTCTGGGTGACcatgggagcagaggggagTGATACATTTATAAGTATTGGAACAGGAGAGTGTTTTGTGCCCAGTTTGCCCCATGACTGCAAGTAAACTACTAAGTTTGGATGTTCCCTTTTCCTCCACCAAAAAGTGGAGAGTACTTCAATGAGCTTCTGAGACACACAGATAGAAAAGTCCCTTGAAAGAGCTAAGTATAATTATAGTTGGTCCTCTGCTCAGATTGCACTCAAATGTGTGTGAGTACTCCTCAAGGGGCAGCCTGGCATCCTCCCAAGATGAGTAAGGAGAAAGCAGTGATGGGAAAGCCAGGGCAAGGTGACTTTGTACCTGTGGCCTGCAGACTTATgcaaaccagccccaaaaagaGTCCAACCTCTTCTCCAAAACCTCCAGAGATGCAGACCCTATGCCTTCCCCAGCCCAACAATAGTGTATAAAATGACATGCACAAGTTATGccaggcagagaggagaaagaaagcagaTCAGCTActgcctgcagggatggtgggAACTCTGAGTCTTGCCCAAAACCAAGGCCCAGCAACCACCAAATCCAACAGATATGTC
This sequence is a window from Vidua chalybeata isolate OUT-0048 chromosome 2, bVidCha1 merged haplotype, whole genome shotgun sequence. Protein-coding genes within it:
- the OMP gene encoding olfactory marker protein, with the translated sequence MAAEAGMLELPFTCDEQLTRRMRLRFQSLQQRNMRPQDGEKLLRPNEHIYRVDFIQQHKLRFLRWNVRLERPGKVTVTGTSQHWTPDLTHLMNRQLLEPVGIFWKKLGAEEVECNEADAQEFGERIAELAQIRKVMYFLLTFTGGLEPAQLKGSIVFKA